DNA sequence from the Janibacter sp. CX7 genome:
AGGCGTCGCGGCCAGGTGCGGGCGACGCCGAGCAGGGCGCCGACGAGCAGCGACGAGCCTGCGAGCGCTCCCCACAGCAGTGCGGCGGTCACGGCGCCCTCCCTTCGGTCGTGGTGGCGGCGCGGGTCACTGTCATGATGGCGCGGTGACGACTCCCACCGACACCCGCATCACCCTCTCCCGCGTCATGTCCCAGGCCGAAGCCAACCTCCTGGGCAATGTGCACGGCGGCAACATCATGAAGATGGTCGACGACACCGCCGGCGTCTCGGCCAACCGCTTCGCGCAGGGGCCGGCCGTCACGGCGGCGATGGACGAGATGGCCTTCCTCAACCCCGTGCGCGTCGGCGACGTGCTTCACGTGAGCGCACAGGTCAACTGGGCCGGCACCTCGTCGATGGAGGTCGGCGTGCGGGCCGAGGTCGACCGCTGGGACGCCGTCACCGACCGCGTCCACGTCGCGAGCGCCTACCTCGTCTTCGTCGCCGTCGATGCCGAAGGGGGGACCCGTCACGTCCCCGAGCTGAGCATCGAGACGCCCGAGGAGCAGCGGCGGTTCCGCGAGGCGGAGATCCGCCGGGCCAACCGGCTCGCCCGCCGCGAGGCCATCGAGTCCAGCCGTCGGGAGGAGAGCGCGTGAGCACGCGCGTCACCCTGCTCGGCTCCACCGGGTCCATCGGCACGCAGGGCCTGCAGGTCATCGCTGCCCACCCCGAGCGCTTCGAGGTGGAGGTGCTCGCCGGTGGTGCCAACACGCGGCTGATCGCCGCCCAGGCCGCACGTTTTCGCCCTTCGCTCGTGGCGGCGGCCGGCGGCACCCGCGAGGAGCTGACCGCGGCGATCGCAGCGGCCGCGGACGACGCCGGGGTCCCCGGCTACGCGCCCGAGGTCGTCGTGGGGGAGGAGGCCGCGACGATCGCGGCCGGCGCGCCGACCGACGTCGTGCTCAATGGCATCACCGGCGCCATCGGGCTGCGGCCCACGCTCGCGGCACTGCGCTCCGGGGCCCGGCTGGCCCTGGCCAACAAGGAGTCGCTGATCATCGGCGGCCCGATCGTCAAGGACGTCGCCGCGCCCGAGCAGATCGTGCCGGTCGACTCCGAGCACTCCGCGATCGCCCAAGCGCTGCGCTCCGGCCGCGCCGAGGAGGTGCGCAAGCTCGTCGTCACCGCGAGCGGCGGGCCCTTCCGCGGCATGGACCGCGACGCGCTGCGCGAGGTGACGCCGGAGGCGGCGCTCAAGCACCCGAACTTCGCGATGGGGCGGGTCATCACGACCAACAGCGCGACGCTCGTCAACAAGGGGCTCGAGCTCATCGAGGCGCACCTGCTCTTCGACGTGCCGATGGACCGCATCGAGGCCGTCGTCCACCCGCAGCAGATCATCCACTCGATGGTCGAGTTCCACGACGGTGCGGTCATCGCCCAGCTCGGGCTGCCGACGATGCTCGCGCCGATCGCGCTCGGCCTGTCGTGGCCGGAGCGGCTCACCGACGTCGAGACCCCTGTCGACTGGACGCAGGCGCAGGACTGGCGCTTCGAGCCGCTCGACGACGAGGCCTTCCCCGCCGTGCGGCTCGCCCAGCAGGTCGGTGCCGCCGGTGGCACCCACCCGGCCGTCTACAACGCGGCCAACGAGGTCGGGGTCGACGCCTTCCACGACGGCGAGTGCCGCTTCACCGACATCGTCGACACGATCGAGCGGGTGCTGCAGCGGCACGACGACGCGCGCTTCGACGCGCACACCGTCGAGGGCGTGCTCGCGGCGGACGCCTGGGCGCGGGACGAGGCCCGGTCGGTCCTCAGGACCGCGTGAGACGATCAGACCATGCTGCTCTACGTGCTGGGGGTCCTGCTTGCCGTCGTGGGCATCGCCCTGTCGATCGCCCTGCACGAGATCGGCCACCTCGTCCCGGCGAAGAAGTTCGGCCTGCGGGTGCCGCAGTACATGGTCGGCTTCGGCCCGACGGTCTGGTCGCGTCGCCGCGGCGAGACGGAGTACGGCGTCAAGGCGATCCCGCTGGGCGGCTACATCCGGATGATCGGCATGTTCCCGCCGGCCCAGGACGGGCGGGTGCGCACCACGAGCACCGGGCGGATGAGCCAGCTCGTCGACGAGGCTCGGCAGCAGAGCTTCGAGGAGGTCCGCCCCGAGGACGAGGGCCGGATGTTCTACCAGCTGCCGATCTGGAAGCGGGTCGTCATCATGATGGGCGGTCCGGTGATGAACCTGCTCATCGCGCTCGTCGTCCTCGGCGGCATCTGGACGATGAGCGGCATCGCCGTGACGACGACGACCGTGGCGTCGGTCAACGAGTGCGTCGACATCAAGCAGATGGGGCAGCAGGCGGCCGACGAGTGCACCTCCGACATGCCCGTCGCGCCGGCCAACGAGGCCGGGCTCAAGCCGGGTGACCGGATCACCGAGATCAACGGCCGGCCCGTCTCGACGTGGGCCGACGTCCGCGGCGCGATCCGGGCCAACCTGGACAAGCCGCTGACGATGACGGTCGAGCGTGACGGGGCGGCCAAGGAGCTCGAGGCCGACCCGATCGTCCTCGACATGCCCGTCTACGACGACAACGGCGCACCGCAGACCGATGCCTCGGGCACGGTGCGCACCGAGCGCGCCGGCTTCCTCGGCGCGAGCCCGACCCAGGAGATGCAGAAGCAGTCGATCACCGCCGTGCCCGGGCTCTTCGGGGACCAGCTCGGCGACACCTACGGGCTGCTCGTGCGCATCCCGCAGAAGCTCGTCGGCGTCGCGCAGGCGGCCTTCGGCAGCAGCGAGCGCGACCCCAACGGCCCGATGTCGGTCGTCGGGGTCGGACGGGTCGCCGGTGAGGTCGCCAGCTCCGACGTCTTCGGCGACACCAAGGACAAGGCGATCCTCCTGCTCAGCCTCCTCGGCGGGCTCAACCTCGTGCTCTTCGCCTTCAACACCGTGCCGCTGCTGCCGCTCGACGGCGGCCACGTCGCCGGCGCGCTGTGGGAGGCGGTCAAGAAGGGCTGGGCCAGGCTGCGCGGCCTGCCCGACCCCGGACCCGTCGACGTCGCCAAGGCGCTGCCGCTGGCCTATGTCGTCGCCATCGCCTTCCTCGGCATGACCCTGCTGCTCGTCTACGCCGACATCGTCAAGCCGGTGAAGCTGACCTGACGCGCCAGTGGCGGGACCCGGAGGGGTCCTCGGTCAGCCTGGCGGCGTTGATGCCACCTGGTCGCCCTTCTCCGGGCAACCGGGTGGCGCCAATGCTGACAGGTGACAGCGACGCTGCCGAGCCCTGCGCGCATCGTCCGAGTTCTCCGGCCCAGTGCGTGGTGTCGAGGCGTCAGCCGTGGACAGACTTCGCACCGCCACCGGTGGCTGAGGTGCGACGAGCGCAGCGAGGAGCCTCGAAGCCGAGGCCACAGCGGACATCCAGCGTCGAGGTCGCATAATGGAGGCATGAGCGTCTCCCTCGGTATGCCCAAGGCCCCGGCCCCCGTGCTCGCGCCCCGTCGCCAGACCCGGCAGATCAAGGTGGGATCGGTCGGCGTCGGCAGCGAGTCGCCGATCTCGGTGCAGTCGATGACGACGACGCTGACCTCCGACGTCAACACCACGCTGCAGCAGATCGCCGAGCTCACCGCCGCCGGCTGCGACATCGTGCGCGTGGCCTGCCCGAGCCAGGACGACGCCGACGCTCTCGCCGAGATCGCCCAGCACAGCCAGATCCCGGTCATCGCCGACATCCACTTCCAGCCGA
Encoded proteins:
- a CDS encoding acyl-CoA thioesterase; translated protein: MTTPTDTRITLSRVMSQAEANLLGNVHGGNIMKMVDDTAGVSANRFAQGPAVTAAMDEMAFLNPVRVGDVLHVSAQVNWAGTSSMEVGVRAEVDRWDAVTDRVHVASAYLVFVAVDAEGGTRHVPELSIETPEEQRRFREAEIRRANRLARREAIESSRREESA
- the dxr gene encoding 1-deoxy-D-xylulose-5-phosphate reductoisomerase, which gives rise to MSTRVTLLGSTGSIGTQGLQVIAAHPERFEVEVLAGGANTRLIAAQAARFRPSLVAAAGGTREELTAAIAAAADDAGVPGYAPEVVVGEEAATIAAGAPTDVVLNGITGAIGLRPTLAALRSGARLALANKESLIIGGPIVKDVAAPEQIVPVDSEHSAIAQALRSGRAEEVRKLVVTASGGPFRGMDRDALREVTPEAALKHPNFAMGRVITTNSATLVNKGLELIEAHLLFDVPMDRIEAVVHPQQIIHSMVEFHDGAVIAQLGLPTMLAPIALGLSWPERLTDVETPVDWTQAQDWRFEPLDDEAFPAVRLAQQVGAAGGTHPAVYNAANEVGVDAFHDGECRFTDIVDTIERVLQRHDDARFDAHTVEGVLAADAWARDEARSVLRTA
- a CDS encoding RIP metalloprotease gives rise to the protein MLLYVLGVLLAVVGIALSIALHEIGHLVPAKKFGLRVPQYMVGFGPTVWSRRRGETEYGVKAIPLGGYIRMIGMFPPAQDGRVRTTSTGRMSQLVDEARQQSFEEVRPEDEGRMFYQLPIWKRVVIMMGGPVMNLLIALVVLGGIWTMSGIAVTTTTVASVNECVDIKQMGQQAADECTSDMPVAPANEAGLKPGDRITEINGRPVSTWADVRGAIRANLDKPLTMTVERDGAAKELEADPIVLDMPVYDDNGAPQTDASGTVRTERAGFLGASPTQEMQKQSITAVPGLFGDQLGDTYGLLVRIPQKLVGVAQAAFGSSERDPNGPMSVVGVGRVAGEVASSDVFGDTKDKAILLLSLLGGLNLVLFAFNTVPLLPLDGGHVAGALWEAVKKGWARLRGLPDPGPVDVAKALPLAYVVAIAFLGMTLLLVYADIVKPVKLT